A genomic region of Zalophus californianus isolate mZalCal1 chromosome 11, mZalCal1.pri.v2, whole genome shotgun sequence contains the following coding sequences:
- the LOC113913541 gene encoding olfactory receptor 10Q1-like: MFARSPVLNQFGPTEFVFRVFTAVPEFQALLFLLFLLLYLMTLCGNTAIVWVVCTRSSLRTPRYFFLCNLSSVEISYTTVVAPLMLSNILGARKPIPLAGCGAQMFFFLTLGGADCFLLAVMAYDRYVAICHPLHYTLIMTQKLCVQMVVCAVGLALLLSLQLTSLIFTLPFCGHRREINHFLCDVPPVLRLACADIRVHQAVLYVVSILVLTVSFLLICVSCVFITSAILRIRSAEGRLRAFSTGSSHLTVVLLQYGFCALVYLRPQSSSSVDADRQFALVYTFVAPLLNPLTYTLRNKDVKVALKKAIRSKGTAEAL, translated from the coding sequence ATGTTTGCTAGGAGCCCTGTCCTCAACCAATTCGGCCCCACTGAGTTCGTGTTCCGCGTGTTCACCGCCGTCCCTGAATTCCaggccctcctcttcctcctcttcctcctgctctacTTGATGACCCTCTGTGGCAACACAGCCATCGTCTGGGTGGTGTGCACACGCAGCTCGCTCCGCACCCCGAGGTACTTCTTCCTGTGCAACCTGTCCTCTGTGGAGATCAGCTACACCACTGTGGTCGCGCCTTTGATGCTTTCTAACATTTTGGGAGCGCGGAAGCCCATTCCCCTGGCTGGCTGTGGGGcccaaatgttcttttttctcaccCTTGGCGGCGCTGACTGTTTTCTCTTGGCAGTCATGGCATACGACCGCTACGTGGCCATCTGCCACCCGCTGCACTACACCCTCATCATGACCCAGAAGCTGTGCGTCCAGATGGTGGTGTGCGCCGTGGGGCTGgcgctcctcctctccctgcagctcACATCCTTAATCTTCACCCTGCCCTTCTGCGGGCACCGCCGGGAAATCAACCACTTCCTCTGCGATGTGCCCCCGGTCCTGCGGCTGGCCTGCGCTGACATCCGCGTGCACCAGGCCGTCCTCTACGTGGTGAGCATCCTCGTGCTGACGGTCTCCTTCCTGCTTATCTGTGTCTCCTGTGTGTTCATCACCTCGGCCATCCTGCGCATCCGCTCGGCGGAGGGCCGCCTCCGGGCCTTCTCCACCGGCTCCTCGCACCTCACCGTGGTCCTGCTGCAGTATGGCTTCTGTGCTTTGGTCTACCTGCGTCCACAATCTAGCTCCTCGGTGGACGCGGACCGTCAGTTTGCCCTGGTCTACACCTTCGTCGCCCCCCTCCTCAACCCGCTGACTTACACCCTTAGGAACAAGGACGTCAAAGTTGCCCTGAAAAAGGCCATCAGGAGCAAAGGAACAGCTGAAGCTCTCTGA